A region from the Treponema pallidum subsp. pallidum str. Nichols genome encodes:
- a CDS encoding 6-hydroxymethylpterin diphosphokinase MptE-like protein, with product MGTSDVAGVRGDVPSLPPRLIKTQNGFTVLYRNTYLYSKYRAQDAHERAVARLAVKPHTLVLCCAPVLGHGLCALLTRMPPSSFLLCLECDLQLMHLFMQHAPRQLITAQNVYVLYTTHITQVLHTVERLTRFPFKQILKIAGSGAYAQYRNFYDESEQNIRTLIDTFWINKITLIHSGRNYARNIFSNYITQLQNPSHIHHLVPQSIDKPLLIVGAGPALDACRSFCARMKDTIFLLAVDVACNALLPDIVPDAVVLLESQFWIEQAFIGTLPRTVALFADLSAFPRAVRAANVPTHFFFTPYTHAAFIKRAQNAGVVPLSIHPSGSVGLAALQLALRLRKKGVPIFHTGLNFSWNKGFTHARGSAPVQRLYHSTTRLHSLYPDCALFPEGIRSLKGKRYAVQSIPNLVHYAHAYRTLCAEHPHLYDLDQEGLALTTSHTVSHAQACEIITHCCTRRHRTHVPILHTQDAQISFAFSQKPAEDFCLRVKELLTTERAALLQLKHMLTTATPSNQDVIRALIRRSDYLYLHFPDGERAEYLEYNFLCRVRAELDFFLKLLSRIPSSLD from the coding sequence ATGGGTACATCTGACGTCGCTGGCGTGCGTGGCGACGTTCCCTCGCTCCCGCCGCGTCTTATCAAGACACAAAACGGCTTCACCGTTCTTTACCGCAACACCTACCTTTACTCAAAGTATCGCGCACAGGATGCGCATGAGCGCGCCGTGGCGCGCTTAGCGGTCAAGCCGCATACCCTTGTACTTTGTTGCGCGCCAGTGCTTGGCCACGGCCTATGTGCGCTTCTTACTCGTATGCCTCCTTCCTCATTTCTCCTCTGTCTTGAATGTGACCTGCAGCTTATGCACCTTTTTATGCAGCACGCTCCGCGCCAGCTTATCACCGCACAGAATGTGTACGTGTTATACACCACACACATCACCCAAGTGCTGCATACCGTGGAGCGTCTCACCCGCTTCCCTTTCAAACAGATACTGAAAATTGCGGGATCCGGCGCATATGCGCAGTACCGGAATTTTTATGACGAAAGCGAGCAAAACATACGCACTCTCATCGACACCTTTTGGATCAATAAGATTACACTCATCCATTCAGGAAGGAATTATGCGCGCAATATATTCTCAAATTATATTACGCAATTACAAAATCCCTCGCACATACACCACCTTGTTCCCCAGAGTATAGACAAACCACTCCTTATCGTAGGTGCCGGTCCTGCGCTGGATGCCTGCCGTTCTTTTTGTGCCCGCATGAAGGACACCATCTTTTTACTTGCCGTAGATGTGGCGTGCAACGCACTGTTACCTGACATTGTTCCAGATGCAGTTGTCTTATTAGAATCACAGTTCTGGATTGAACAAGCATTCATAGGTACACTCCCGCGCACCGTTGCGCTCTTTGCGGATCTAAGCGCATTTCCCCGTGCGGTGCGTGCAGCGAACGTGCCTACACACTTCTTTTTCACCCCGTACACTCATGCCGCATTTATCAAACGTGCGCAGAATGCGGGCGTCGTGCCGCTTTCCATTCATCCTAGTGGATCAGTAGGACTCGCCGCGTTGCAACTTGCACTCCGATTGAGAAAAAAGGGAGTTCCTATTTTTCACACCGGTTTAAATTTTTCATGGAACAAGGGATTTACCCATGCGAGGGGAAGTGCTCCAGTACAAAGACTGTACCACAGCACAACGCGCCTCCATAGCCTATATCCGGACTGTGCGCTGTTCCCAGAAGGGATACGCTCCCTTAAGGGGAAAAGATACGCGGTACAAAGTATCCCCAACCTTGTGCACTATGCACACGCTTATCGTACCCTCTGCGCTGAGCACCCGCACCTTTACGATCTAGACCAAGAAGGTCTTGCTCTTACCACATCACACACAGTCTCGCACGCACAGGCGTGTGAGATCATCACCCACTGCTGTACGCGCAGACATAGAACGCATGTACCCATTTTGCACACACAAGACGCACAGATATCCTTTGCGTTTTCTCAAAAACCTGCAGAGGACTTTTGTCTACGCGTAAAAGAACTATTGACCACAGAGCGCGCAGCGTTGCTCCAGCTCAAGCACATGCTCACCACGGCTACACCTTCTAACCAAGACGTTATCCGCGCGCTCATACGGAGAAGCGACTACCTCTACTTGCATTTTCCCGATGGAGAGCGCGCAGAATATTTAGAATATAATTTCCTCTGCCGTGTACGTGCAGAACTTGATTTCTTTCTTAAGCTCCTCAGCCGCATCCCATCTTCTCTGGACTAA
- a CDS encoding MGH1-like glycoside hydrolase domain-containing protein: MNKRDFPRIHFYDQDFVDIYDRTWAWIKEYWLSASGEKNTSESFFVFPEKDGLIISQHEIIFASFFFVYSNRNYDITQCLDFFYAMQEESGAIRWKYHLASKEPVLPRANPEGIGMPLFAWAEFNLFHKTANKKRIKEIMPVMVRYMKWIETQFRRSNGLYRVPLAATEMGNSPRKKAAYLVDFNSALAVSAFYLSALGDIINDKELSFQYKRVYFTLKTRINNFMWNASTGFYHDLDASGQQLPHKTIAGFWPMLGEIPNEDKAERLAEHLVNPHTFGLDHPIPSLSADEAEFDERGMGYRGSVFPPLNFVVIKGLERYQRWDLARECSIRHLYYVLDALQLNDQTKRGVLWEAYLPTREGPAQWPGKEGFPRRQYLAYAALSTITLMIENVIGLSISLPRKTVHWIIPNLEVMGIENLSLKRNLITILSSKSVRGWEVYMESEKLYYFTLNILGQKKKTLPIPSGKCSMLVDKL; this comes from the coding sequence GTGAATAAGCGAGACTTTCCCAGGATTCATTTTTATGATCAGGATTTTGTTGACATCTATGATCGCACGTGGGCTTGGATAAAGGAGTATTGGCTGTCTGCTTCGGGGGAGAAAAACACAAGCGAATCGTTTTTTGTGTTTCCAGAAAAAGACGGATTAATTATCAGTCAGCATGAAATCATATTTGCGTCCTTTTTCTTCGTGTATTCGAACCGGAACTATGACATCACGCAGTGTCTTGATTTTTTCTATGCAATGCAGGAGGAGTCCGGCGCTATTCGTTGGAAGTATCATCTTGCAAGCAAAGAGCCAGTTTTGCCTCGCGCCAATCCTGAGGGTATTGGCATGCCTCTTTTTGCCTGGGCAGAGTTTAATCTCTTTCATAAAACTGCAAATAAAAAACGAATTAAAGAGATCATGCCCGTGATGGTGCGCTATATGAAGTGGATTGAAACACAGTTTAGAAGGAGTAACGGACTCTATAGGGTTCCTCTTGCTGCTACGGAGATGGGAAACTCTCCACGTAAAAAAGCTGCCTATCTGGTAGATTTTAACTCTGCCTTGGCCGTGAGCGCTTTTTATCTTTCTGCACTCGGCGATATTATCAACGATAAGGAGCTGAGCTTTCAGTATAAGCGGGTATATTTTACCCTAAAGACACGTATTAATAATTTTATGTGGAACGCGAGTACTGGCTTTTACCACGACCTCGACGCTTCCGGGCAGCAGCTTCCGCATAAGACTATTGCTGGCTTCTGGCCTATGCTTGGGGAGATACCGAATGAAGACAAGGCAGAGCGCTTGGCAGAGCATCTGGTGAATCCTCACACGTTTGGGCTGGACCATCCGATTCCGAGTTTGTCTGCAGATGAAGCAGAGTTTGATGAGCGGGGGATGGGGTACCGCGGGAGCGTATTCCCTCCCTTGAACTTTGTGGTGATTAAGGGGTTGGAGCGATATCAACGCTGGGATCTTGCGCGGGAGTGTTCTATCCGTCATCTCTATTATGTGTTGGATGCTTTGCAATTGAACGATCAAACAAAGCGTGGGGTTCTGTGGGAAGCGTATCTGCCTACGCGTGAAGGTCCTGCACAATGGCCAGGGAAAGAAGGATTTCCGCGCAGGCAATATCTTGCGTACGCTGCGCTTTCTACTATCACGCTTATGATAGAAAACGTTATCGGTCTTTCCATCAGTTTGCCGCGCAAAACAGTGCACTGGATTATCCCTAACCTGGAGGTGATGGGCATTGAGAATTTGAGCTTGAAACGGAATCTCATTACGATTCTCTCTTCAAAAAGTGTGCGGGGGTGGGAAGTCTATATGGAAAGCGAGAAACTTTACTATTTTACCCTCAACATCCTTGGACAGAAAAAGAAGACGCTCCCAATCCCCTCGGGGAAATGCTCAATGCTCGTCGATAAGTTATAG
- a CDS encoding UDP-N-acetylmuramoyl-L-alanyl-D-glutamate--2,6-diaminopimelate ligase yields MLYRKPITVCLASCSVQETHGSACDVSSIAYDSRAVREGSVFFALRGTHAHGAQYIHAAIDAGACAIVHDCPLDTYVVGVYYARVPDARCALSSAAAAFYDFPTRALTVIGVTGTEGKSSTVSFIAQLLRLCGKRVGFISTVEYSLGDDILPNAEHQTTPESLTVQRLLAEMREHSCEFAVIEASSHGLSTRTARLQDVAFDVAVCMNVRHEHLEFHGSFEQYRFDKANVFRALDAHDHIKDGRRVPSFGVLWAEDASAVYFREATHKPCFFFKRGTGAEQRTAACLERMPCTLLWVQTLPQISQALRLRFVLSTVQEPAQPAQDGAHDVSVPLEGAFNACNIAASFLVLHGLLGTSLAAFAQHVQYVQPIQGRMQRVDMGQDFEVLIDYAHTPSSFEEILPPLAARVRARKRRMLVLFGSAGERDTQKRAMQGAIASRYAHVIVLTDEDPRGEDPMGILCMIAAGCEHKKLGKTLFLIPDRVAALRHIFSLARAQDLVLLLGKGHEHSIIYAHTVQPYDEERTARELLRASLSSDTLLS; encoded by the coding sequence ATGCTGTACCGTAAACCCATTACTGTCTGTCTTGCCTCCTGTTCTGTGCAAGAAACGCACGGTAGTGCGTGCGACGTTTCTTCCATAGCGTATGATTCACGCGCAGTGCGTGAGGGTTCGGTTTTTTTTGCGTTGCGTGGTACGCATGCGCACGGCGCGCAGTACATCCACGCAGCAATTGATGCCGGCGCCTGCGCAATTGTGCATGATTGTCCATTAGATACGTATGTCGTCGGCGTGTACTATGCTCGTGTACCAGATGCACGGTGTGCGCTTTCTAGTGCTGCTGCAGCTTTCTACGATTTTCCTACGCGTGCTTTGACAGTTATCGGGGTCACTGGCACGGAGGGTAAAAGCAGCACGGTTAGTTTCATTGCGCAGCTTTTGCGTTTATGTGGTAAACGAGTTGGTTTTATCTCTACTGTGGAGTATTCGTTAGGAGATGATATTCTCCCGAACGCAGAGCATCAAACCACACCGGAGTCGCTAACAGTACAGCGGCTCCTCGCTGAGATGCGGGAGCACAGCTGTGAATTTGCAGTAATTGAAGCGTCGTCCCACGGGCTTTCCACACGTACGGCACGTTTGCAGGATGTTGCATTTGATGTGGCAGTATGTATGAACGTACGCCATGAACATTTAGAATTTCATGGTTCGTTTGAACAATATCGCTTTGATAAAGCAAATGTATTTCGTGCGCTAGATGCGCATGATCACATAAAAGACGGACGGCGCGTTCCTTCTTTTGGAGTACTCTGGGCGGAAGACGCATCGGCTGTGTATTTTCGCGAAGCGACGCACAAACCCTGTTTTTTCTTTAAGAGAGGAACCGGCGCTGAGCAAAGGACAGCAGCCTGCCTGGAAAGGATGCCGTGTACCCTGCTATGGGTGCAAACACTTCCTCAGATATCTCAGGCCTTGCGATTAAGGTTTGTGTTGTCAACTGTTCAGGAACCTGCACAACCAGCACAGGACGGAGCACATGATGTATCGGTGCCGCTTGAAGGAGCTTTCAATGCCTGTAATATAGCAGCGTCTTTTCTTGTACTGCATGGATTGCTTGGTACGTCGCTTGCGGCTTTTGCACAGCACGTGCAGTACGTCCAGCCAATCCAGGGGAGAATGCAGCGTGTGGATATGGGACAGGATTTTGAGGTGCTCATTGACTATGCGCATACACCCTCTTCCTTCGAGGAGATTTTGCCACCGCTTGCAGCGCGTGTGCGCGCGCGTAAGAGGCGCATGTTGGTATTGTTCGGCTCGGCCGGGGAGCGGGACACGCAAAAGCGTGCAATGCAAGGCGCAATTGCCTCTCGTTATGCGCACGTAATTGTGCTCACAGATGAGGATCCGAGAGGAGAGGATCCAATGGGTATTCTGTGCATGATTGCGGCAGGTTGTGAGCACAAGAAATTGGGTAAAACCCTGTTTCTGATTCCGGATCGTGTCGCTGCTCTGCGGCACATATTCTCTCTTGCGCGTGCGCAGGACCTTGTGCTGCTGCTGGGTAAGGGGCATGAGCATTCAATTATTTATGCGCACACCGTGCAACCGTATGATGAAGAACGTACGGCGCGTGAATTATTACGTGCCAGCTTATCCTCTGACACCTTACTATCCTAG
- a CDS encoding dicarboxylate/amino acid:cation symporter has translation MKIWLKFFVGSCIGALVAYTIPETLSAPLMQTISELVVSAGSYMLYPVIFFGFSVSIFEMRRERLLLRTTLISIGACVATAFSLSLVGLFSVLVYRPARIPIFATGTPQNPGFQIRTFFLQLFPASSFEVFTNGDYLLPLCVFASFVGAGCAVDHVAAKPVLALFESLTRVAHTVMVFFVDMLSIGFIALSAHWLFRFRPLLSTGVFTDLVILLTLTAIFICSVLYPALIKIMCPEVNPYRVLYAALAPMSTAFFSQNVHATLPVLLYHAEESIGVQRTTATVLLSIFSIFGRAGSACAITMSFALILKSYSHLGIGFFDALWIITAASFLSIFLGRFPTGGVLIALASICAWYGRGFGSGYLVIRPAAFFVGSIATTLDTLNALICTAISAERIGTVRHRAVRFFI, from the coding sequence ATGAAAATTTGGCTCAAATTTTTTGTCGGCAGTTGCATTGGTGCACTGGTAGCCTACACTATCCCAGAAACGCTCAGCGCGCCGCTCATGCAGACCATTTCAGAATTGGTTGTATCCGCTGGGAGTTACATGCTTTATCCAGTTATTTTTTTTGGATTCAGTGTCAGTATTTTTGAGATGCGTCGAGAACGCCTACTCCTGCGTACTACCCTTATCAGCATAGGTGCATGTGTTGCCACCGCATTTAGCCTTTCTTTGGTAGGACTATTCTCGGTACTCGTGTACCGACCTGCGCGTATTCCCATTTTTGCCACCGGCACGCCGCAGAATCCAGGGTTTCAAATCCGCACCTTTTTTTTGCAATTGTTCCCTGCAAGTAGTTTTGAAGTATTCACAAATGGTGATTATCTTCTCCCTCTCTGCGTATTTGCCAGTTTCGTCGGCGCCGGCTGCGCAGTCGATCATGTCGCGGCAAAACCCGTACTCGCGCTTTTTGAGTCACTAACGCGCGTCGCACACACCGTGATGGTCTTCTTCGTAGACATGCTGTCTATTGGATTTATTGCACTTTCTGCGCACTGGCTGTTTAGGTTTCGACCACTCCTTTCTACTGGGGTGTTCACTGACCTTGTAATCCTACTGACACTGACAGCAATTTTTATCTGCAGCGTGCTCTATCCTGCCCTTATTAAAATTATGTGCCCTGAAGTCAATCCGTATCGAGTACTGTATGCAGCATTGGCACCAATGAGCACGGCGTTCTTTTCGCAAAACGTGCACGCGACGCTCCCTGTCTTGCTCTATCACGCAGAGGAAAGTATAGGGGTGCAACGCACAACTGCAACGGTGCTGCTCTCTATCTTTTCGATCTTTGGCAGGGCCGGGTCAGCGTGCGCAATCACGATGAGCTTTGCCCTAATATTAAAGTCATATTCCCATTTGGGAATCGGCTTCTTCGATGCGCTGTGGATTATAACTGCTGCATCATTTCTCTCCATTTTCTTAGGACGCTTTCCCACAGGAGGGGTCCTTATTGCGCTTGCGTCAATATGCGCGTGGTACGGACGAGGTTTTGGAAGCGGATACCTTGTCATCCGCCCTGCTGCATTTTTTGTTGGAAGCATCGCCACAACGCTGGATACCCTAAACGCCCTCATCTGCACCGCAATAAGCGCAGAACGAATTGGAACTGTGCGCCACCGCGCGGTGCGTTTCTTTATCTGA
- a CDS encoding alpha/beta hydrolase — MGPSRAHVHRMAKKLFKKMRFTPRTSVSALRAGYDDFFYMPYVPNGVDVSCEVLANIETDVLSPRFLMVGHAVLYAHGGFFISGSPMASRALCASLADEVGAKFYIPAYQLAPEHPFPAALENMYDAYVALIDQKKFRPEDIIFSGDGAGAGLMLALTHYLKQKGLVCPRALALISPWVDLTEDRFAGEGVKKKELLLTRDMFRYCALQYTYADNFRNSLVSPLFGNFGDFPPVFVQCGEQELFHTDACALAQILEGAGVQVTLDVWPGMWHLFQSMESVSPCAHIAVARMGAWAHRMLESPAIAVQSLELR; from the coding sequence ATGGGACCTTCGCGCGCTCACGTGCACCGAATGGCGAAAAAACTGTTTAAGAAGATGCGCTTTACCCCGCGTACATCGGTTTCTGCCTTGCGTGCGGGGTATGATGACTTTTTTTATATGCCGTATGTGCCCAATGGGGTGGATGTTTCCTGTGAGGTATTGGCTAATATCGAAACAGATGTGTTGAGCCCGCGGTTCCTAATGGTTGGCCATGCAGTGTTGTACGCACATGGTGGATTTTTTATAAGTGGTTCTCCTATGGCTTCTCGTGCGCTCTGTGCATCTTTAGCGGATGAAGTCGGCGCGAAGTTTTATATTCCTGCATATCAGCTTGCGCCCGAGCATCCTTTTCCTGCTGCACTAGAAAATATGTATGATGCGTATGTAGCACTTATTGATCAGAAGAAATTTCGTCCTGAAGATATTATCTTCAGTGGGGATGGAGCAGGTGCAGGGTTGATGCTTGCACTGACGCACTATTTAAAACAGAAGGGGCTGGTGTGTCCGCGCGCTTTGGCGCTTATTTCTCCTTGGGTTGATTTAACTGAGGATCGGTTTGCAGGGGAGGGAGTTAAGAAGAAAGAACTCCTGTTGACGCGCGATATGTTCCGCTACTGTGCGTTGCAGTACACGTACGCGGATAATTTTCGCAATTCACTGGTTTCCCCCCTTTTTGGGAATTTTGGAGATTTCCCTCCGGTGTTTGTGCAATGTGGGGAGCAAGAGTTGTTCCACACAGACGCATGTGCGCTTGCGCAGATACTTGAAGGGGCGGGGGTACAAGTGACCCTAGACGTGTGGCCGGGGATGTGGCACCTGTTTCAGTCGATGGAAAGTGTGTCGCCGTGTGCGCACATAGCGGTTGCGCGTATGGGGGCGTGGGCGCATCGAATGCTGGAGTCTCCTGCTATTGCAGTGCAATCACTAGAGCTCAGATAA
- a CDS encoding transporter associated domain-containing protein, which produces MEKCESQPYEIFITIGFVGQRMKWDWAANIFSLLMGKSWQRQRARASMLQMSYADCAVCFDQGIGSYMVHRTDIVWVEARALPSHIFSMISQHDDYNYFPVCARTIDAVVGYFSVQRYVRVCLEMERSAGASREQDEQESVASALHVHMEGRRHAHAKGQGVWIADPVIARIVQQPIFVPEVISVRKLLHLFQQMQAQMAFVIDEYGGIEGMVTRDELIMRCVQEYARADGINSEDCFQNPDGSWIVSGWMNLNEMYRLGVLARTTRPHTGVHTIAGYVLSIRNRIPRVKEQLNANGCRFTILKMDGRRIDRLLVEREHPVPSTSGEVPSKGGGKETGDPLSSPRFAKNRKNGPGLK; this is translated from the coding sequence GTGGAGAAGTGTGAGTCGCAGCCGTATGAAATTTTTATTACAATTGGGTTTGTGGGCCAGCGTATGAAGTGGGATTGGGCAGCGAATATTTTTTCTTTGCTTATGGGGAAAAGCTGGCAGCGGCAACGCGCACGCGCCTCTATGCTGCAGATGTCGTACGCTGATTGTGCTGTGTGTTTCGATCAGGGAATTGGAAGCTACATGGTGCACCGTACCGATATTGTATGGGTCGAGGCGCGCGCACTCCCTTCTCATATTTTCTCGATGATCTCGCAGCATGACGATTACAACTATTTTCCTGTGTGTGCTCGTACGATTGACGCAGTCGTGGGCTATTTTTCTGTGCAACGGTATGTGCGCGTATGTCTTGAAATGGAACGGAGCGCGGGAGCCTCTCGTGAGCAGGATGAGCAAGAGTCTGTTGCAAGCGCATTGCATGTTCACATGGAGGGTCGGCGGCACGCTCATGCAAAAGGACAGGGGGTGTGGATCGCAGATCCGGTGATAGCGCGTATAGTGCAGCAGCCGATTTTTGTACCTGAGGTAATAAGTGTGCGTAAGCTGTTGCATCTTTTTCAACAGATGCAGGCTCAGATGGCGTTTGTAATTGACGAGTACGGAGGGATTGAGGGAATGGTAACGCGTGATGAGTTGATTATGCGTTGCGTTCAGGAGTATGCGCGTGCCGACGGGATCAATAGTGAGGATTGTTTTCAGAACCCTGACGGTAGCTGGATCGTTAGCGGATGGATGAATTTAAACGAAATGTATCGTCTCGGGGTTCTGGCGCGGACGACGCGGCCACACACGGGTGTGCACACGATCGCCGGTTATGTGCTGAGCATACGCAATCGAATCCCGCGTGTAAAAGAACAGTTAAATGCGAACGGATGCCGATTTACTATCTTGAAAATGGACGGTAGGCGCATCGATCGGCTCCTGGTTGAGCGAGAGCACCCCGTCCCCTCTACGAGCGGGGAGGTCCCCTCAAAGGGAGGGGGAAAAGAGACGGGCGACCCGCTATCGTCCCCCCGCTTTGCCAAAAACAGAAAAAATGGGCCAGGTCTGAAATAG
- a CDS encoding metallophosphoesterase family protein, with amino-acid sequence MNTLEMTAPGVIGGRESIASLHMLSCARLLLVSDTHGSAEALTAVVDQFGSCADALLFAGDGIGDVLYLCQRGRRNRVLRERIPGVIFMVAGNCDRASHIPLCGRIQVADVTLFLAHGHTHSVNVSDSVLVSQALQACCSIAVHGHTHVQRACVSSRVLIINPGSLEHARGSSHAGFALLHVMNSAHTRTVFYRTRRQGHRYLFEETVPRV; translated from the coding sequence GTGAATACGCTTGAGATGACTGCACCGGGAGTGATAGGGGGTCGGGAGTCGATTGCCTCATTGCATATGCTGTCTTGTGCGCGTTTGTTGCTGGTTTCCGATACGCACGGCAGCGCGGAGGCCTTGACCGCGGTGGTAGATCAGTTTGGTTCTTGTGCAGATGCCCTTCTTTTTGCAGGGGACGGGATTGGGGATGTGTTGTATCTCTGCCAAAGGGGACGACGTAATCGTGTGCTGAGGGAGCGTATTCCAGGTGTTATTTTTATGGTTGCAGGAAATTGTGATCGTGCTTCGCACATACCCTTATGTGGACGTATCCAGGTGGCAGATGTTACGCTCTTTCTAGCGCACGGTCACACCCATTCGGTGAATGTGAGCGATAGTGTGCTCGTTTCCCAAGCACTGCAGGCGTGTTGTAGTATTGCGGTGCATGGACATACCCACGTGCAAAGGGCGTGTGTAAGTAGCCGCGTGCTTATAATCAATCCGGGTAGTCTCGAGCATGCGCGAGGAAGCTCGCACGCAGGATTTGCTCTGTTGCACGTAATGAATAGCGCACACACACGCACGGTGTTCTACCGGACGCGGCGGCAGGGGCATAGATATCTTTTTGAGGAAACGGTGCCACGCGTGTAA